TAAAATCTGGCAAATTTAAGCTAGTATCTGCTGCTATTATTCCTACTAAAGTTACATTTTCAAAATCTAAACCCTTTGCCACCATTTGTGTTCCAATCAATATATCAATTTTTTTATTTTGCATATCCTTAAGTATAGATTCATAACTTCCTTTTTTAGTAGTAGTATCCATATCCATCCTTTTAACTACTGCATTTGGAAACATTTTTTTTGTATAGTTTTCTACTTTTTCTGTACCAATTCCAAAATATTTGATATATTTACTATTACATACAGGGCATATATTAGGTGGATTAATAGCTAATCCACAATAATGACATTTTAATTTATTGTCCTTCATATGATAAGTCATAGCTATATCACATGAATTACATTTTACTACATATCCACATTGTCTGCAAGAAACAAAAGTAGAATAACCTCTTCTATTTAAAAACAAAATAGTTTGTTTATTATCCCTTAGATTTTTATCTATTGCTTTATATAGTGCTTTGCTAAATATTGATTTGTTGCCTCGATTAAGTTCATCTCTCATGTCTATTATATTTACTTTAGGCATTTCAGAAGAATTTATTCTTTCATCTAAGTATAATAATTTAAATTTACCATTTTTTGCTTTATAATAACTTTCAATAGAAGGTGTTGCAGAACCTAATATTAAACAAGCACCTGTCTGTTCACATCGCTTCTCTGCTACTTCAATAGCATGGTATTTAGGATTCATGCTGGATTTATAAGTATTTTCATGCTCTTCATCTATTACAATTAATCCTAAATTATTAAAAGGTGCAAATACAGCAGAACGTGCTCCTACAGCTATTTTTACTTTACCTTCTTTTATTTTTCTCCACTGATCAAACCTTTCTCCATTGGACAATTTACTATGAAGTACTGCTACATTATCTCCAAATCTCCCTACAAATCTTTCAATAGTTTGAGGAGTTAAAGCTATTTCAGGTACTAATATTATACTCTCCTTCCCAAATTTAAGCATTTCTTCTACTAGATGAAGATAAATTTCGGTCTTACCACTTCCTGTTACTCCATGAATTAAAAATTTTTTATCTTCTTTCTTACCTTTAATACTATTCATTATTTCATCTACACATTTTTTCTGTTTCGGAGTCAATAATTGTCTTTTATATTTAGGTATATTTCCTTTAATGGGTGTTCTATATACTTCTTTATTATAAATATTTATTATACCTTTATCTTCTAATGCTTTTACTGTAGATAAAGAACTATTGGTTTTTTTCATCAA
This portion of the Keratinibaculum paraultunense genome encodes:
- the priA gene encoding primosomal protein N' — translated: MKKKYAQVIVDNKATSTDKLYTYIIKSSMLDMLQEGMRVLVPFGRGNKIVKGIVVSIEEDYDNKYNLKSIIDIIDDKPLIPKDLIELSLWMSKEYLSSYLSAFQVVLPPGNYKEVQTIVSIKDTFKLKHYKLNSLEQKIINLLKIKGNNLKLETIKEYIKNSNINSAIKALEDKGLIETTLEIENLVGKKYEKYVSLENKSISYDDMVNIIGTRCYKQLEIAKYLLSLKGEDISLKELMKKTNSSLSTVKALEDKGIINIYNKEVYRTPIKGNIPKYKRQLLTPKQKKCVDEIMNSIKGKKEDKKFLIHGVTGSGKTEIYLHLVEEMLKFGKESIILVPEIALTPQTIERFVGRFGDNVAVLHSKLSNGERFDQWRKIKEGKVKIAVGARSAVFAPFNNLGLIVIDEEHENTYKSSMNPKYHAIEVAEKRCEQTGACLILGSATPSIESYYKAKNGKFKLLYLDERINSSEMPKVNIIDMRDELNRGNKSIFSKALYKAIDKNLRDNKQTILFLNRRGYSTFVSCRQCGYVVKCNSCDIAMTYHMKDNKLKCHYCGLAINPPNICPVCNSKYIKYFGIGTEKVENYTKKMFPNAVVKRMDMDTTTKKGSYESILKDMQNKKIDILIGTQMVAKGLDFENVTLVGIIAADTSLNLPDFRGPERTFQLITQVAGRAGRGDYEGKVIVQTYTPEHYSIQCAKEHDYISFYNKEILLREEFKYPPFVNIISIIIYGEDQKLVMNRSKEVYKHLLNEAFDINYKDFKKNIIGPYPAPLEKIKKNYRYQILIKCKDDELEDLKRIVEWVCILNKYKLDYQGIKFNIDINPNSIM